The DNA segment GATATTTTAAAAAATTTTCATAAAAAATTTTCATTTGATTCAAAGGATTCTCAAATGTATAATTTGACTTTTAGGCCTTTGTTTTTTTCAGATGATTATCATAAATTAATTAGTAAGGATAAAGTTACGTATGACTTGCTTTTTATTGGTACGGCACATTCGGACAGATATGTTATTAGCGAAAAAGTCGGGAAATGGTGTGAAAAAAATAATTTAAAAAAATTTTTGTTTTATTATTCTCCTAGTAGAATTGTTTTTTTATTTTTCAAATTTTTTGATTCTTCATTTAAAAAATTTAAATATGATAAAATTTCTTTTTTTAGTTTAACACACAAAGATATAATTGAATTATACCAAGAATCTAAAGTTGTATTAGATATAAATCATCCTAATCAAAAAGGATTGACAATGAGGGTTTTTGAAGCTCTAGGTAGCGGTAAGAAGCTGATAACTACTAATGTGGATATCAAAAGATATCCGTTCTATAATGAAAACAACATTTATATTATTGATAGGAATAGTATTAAAATGAATCTAGAGTTTTTTACGACTCCTTTTCTCGAGATAAATGAAGAGTTGTATGGTCGTATGTCAATATCTGGTTGGCTGAATGAATTGTTTTTTAGCGATAATTTTGAATGGTTAAATGATGATGCTAGTTGCAAATGAAAAATGTATTATTAACTGGGTCGAATGGGTTTTTAGGTAAAATAATTATAAATGTCTTAGACAGAGAAGTGAAGATTACTACTTTGTCAAGAAAGTCTGGAGATTATCAAATTTGTTTAAGTAAGGAAATACCTGTTTTTAAAAACGAATTTGATCTTGTAATTCATGCAGCAGGAAAAGCTCATAGCATTCCTAAAGCAGAAATCGAAGAAAAGGAATTTTACGAAATCAATGTGACAGGAACTGAGAATTTATTAAAAGGATTTGAGAAGTCAACTAAACCTAAAGAGTTTATTTTTGTAAGTTCTGTTTCTGTTTATGGACAGAATATTGGAAATATGATTGATGAAGATCATCCTTTACAAGCTATTGATCCATACGGGTTAAGTAAAATTGAAGCTGAGAAATTTGTTATAAATTGGTGTAAAAAAAACAACGTAATTTGTACGATTTTACGTTTACCATTATTAGTGGGTAAAGATGCTCCAGGTAATTTAGGAGCTATGGTAGAAGCGATTGTTAAAGGATATTATTTTAATATAGGAAAAGGTGAGGCTAGAAAAAGTATGGTTTTAGGTAAGGATGTGGCCTCACTAATAATGAAAGTTTCGACAGTTGGGGGAATTTATAATCTAACTGACGGATTTCATCCAAGCTTTAATGAGTTAAGTGTAGCTATATCTAGGAATAAAAACAAAAAGGAGCCTTTAAATTTACCAATAGGATTAGTGAGAATTATCGGAAAACTAGGCGATTATTTAGGAGATAAGTTTCCAGTCAATTCATTGAAAGTAAAAAAAATGGTTTCTGATTTAACTTTCGATGATACTAAAGCAAGAGTTGTTTTGGATTGGAATCCGCAATCTGTCGTTGAATATATAAATAATAATAAAATATAAAATGGATATGCTAACTTAGCCTTCACAGAAAGTGAATATCCAGACTTATTGGTTTTAAATTGCATGATTTTAATTTAAAAAATCTATGATGTTTTATATTTTATTTATTTTATTGATTTCAGGTATTCTATCCTTGGAACATTTTTATCCGAATAAACAAATAATTATAGGGTTTTTCGCGTTTTGCATAGTGGTGTTAGTTGCAGGATTTCGGGATAGAATAGGTTATGATTATGATAGTTATGTTTCTTGGTATCTTACCAAAACACGAGATGATGATTTTGAATTTGGTTTTGTTGTCATTATGAATCTATTTAGGGTATTACACTTAGAGCCTCATTTTCTTTTTTTCTTTTTTTCTTTTTTTACTTGTTTTTTTCTTTTTTTAGGAATTAAAAAATATACCGAAAACCAAAGTTTCGCTTTTATGATTTTTCTGTTGTTGCCGGAACTTTTTTTAACCTCTTTTCATTTAGTAAGACAATCATTTTCTGTGGCTATTTGTTTTTATGCTTTTTATTATTTGATGAATAAAAAGTATTTTATTTATTTAACATTAATGTTTGTTGCGGTCTCGATACATTATTCAGCTTTTCTGCCTTTATTAATCTATTTCTTCGTTTTTAAGTATCCCGAGAAATTTAATGAAAGAAATATTATTGTAATGTTATTGATTTCCTTCTTGATTTCGAAAATTAATAGTATTCAATTATTTTATTTTTTATTTGAGAAAACCAGATATGCTTATTATTTTTCGCAAGAGAGTGCCCCTGTTAATAATTATAAAATAATTATTCTAAATTTAGTCGCTCTTTTTGTTTTGTTTCATTTCAGAAAATTGAAAGAGAAATATCCTAATCATAAGTATTTATTACCCTTTTATTTTTTTTCAGTTATATTCATAAACCTATTTAGTTCGTTTGCTGATATGGCAAGACTTGTCTTATATTTCAGGATTTTTGAAATAATAATTATAGCTGATTTAGTTTTTTTATTTGCCAAGAAAAAAAGATTATGGTTGGTCACAGGGTTTTATATTTACTATTTTGCAGCATTTACATATACTTTGAGAGGGGATCTGGAGAAGACGGGTGTCGGTAAATTTATTCCATACCAAACATTTATTCTGAAATAGTATTAGCATTATGTTTTCTACGGATTAAAAGATAGATTAACAATTATTGCAATTTTATTTAAGAGATAAAAAAAACAAAGGTTAATCTTTAAAGTTTATATATAAAATCATTTAAATACTAAATGCACTACATCATCCTCATTTTCGTCCTGTTTTCTCTGGAATTGATTTATTTCAAGATTGCGGACAAATGCAACATCATTGACCAACCCAATAACGGGTCTTCTTATTCGAATAGCACTGTTGTATCCTTGACTTTGTGTCAAGATACTGGAAAAACATCCCTTATTTTGATACAAAATTTTATTTATTTGGCTTTACTTTAAAGCAAAAGCTTATTTTGAATCTATTGAAGTACCCATTATTCCGGATTTTAAAAAATCACCAAGATTGCAGTTTTTAGACACGGGTATTCTTAATTGTGTTTTAGGGATTAGTGCTCAAATGCTCCCGTTAAATGATTTAAGTCAAAGTTATAAGGTGCCATCATACCCCATATCATTACGCAAGAATTAATTTTTATGCAATCTAAAAAGCCGATTTACCCAGGTCATTCGCTTTTAAAAAAGGAAAATAAAGTTTGCCACGAATTACACCAATTGCCACTAATTTTTATCCAAATTTAAAATTGAATTGCGCGAATTCTGTCTGTTTTTAAGAATTTGTGTAATTAAAAATTAATTGTAATTCGTGTTTATTAGTGTAATTGCTTCGCCTATTGGTCCCGACAATTGTCGGGACTCGGGTCGTGGCGGTAACTTTTAAATGCGAATGCCCTGGGTTTTGCTGTAAATCGTAGCTTGTTTGTCCAATAATTTCAATAGTATCGACCAGTATTCACTTTTAATTCCATTATAAATTAATGAATTTTCTTTTCATCACGGCTGTTTTATTCGCTATCGAACTTCTCTATTTCAAGATAGCAGACCGTTACAACATCATTGACAAACCCAATCACCGCTCGTCCCATTCCAGCATTACCCTTAGAGGGGGAGGGATTATTTTTCCCATTGCTGTTTTAATTGCTTTTCTGTTGGGGTATGTGGGTTGGGCAGTAACCTTGGCTGTCCTTTTAGTAGCCATCGTCAGTTTTGTCGACGACATAAAACCCTTGTCGCAATTGCCTCGTTTTGGTTCGCATGTCATTGCAGTCTTGTTGATTGCGCATGACTTGCATCTCTTTCAGGAAGCCTTTTGGGTACTGCCTTTGGTATTGGTTTTGTTGATAGGATGGATCAATGCCTTCAATTTTATGGACGGCATCAACGGCATAACGGTATTGTATGCCTTGGTGGCCATTGCCAGTTTTGCTGTTTTGCCCATTCACGCATCGAGTTTGCCCTTGCTGATTACCATGGGGTTGTCTTGCCTGGTCTTCGGTTTTTTTAATGTTCGCCATAAAGCCAAAACTTTTGCGGGGGATGTGGGAAGTATCAGCATGGCCGTGTTTCTGGGTTATTTTTTGTTTAAGACAATCGTCGAAACGGGGCAAATAGGGCACATGCTTTTCTTTTCCGTTTATGGTATTGATGCCATCATCACGATTCTTTACCGGATTAAAAGAGGAGAAAACATATTGGAAGCCCATCGTTCCCATTTGTATCAATATTTGGCCAATGAATGGGGGTATTCCCATATTGCCATTTCGGTCATTTATGCCGTTTTGCAATTGCTGGTAAACGGGATTGTTGTTTATTTAGACCAACAAGGAGAACTGTCGATTTTGAATTCCTTGATAATTTCATTTGTATTGACTTTTGTATATTTGGCGATTCGAGTCCTCGTGGTTCGGAAAATACCGTTAAAAAACACTTAGGTTTTTTGGGGAATTGCAACCCCATTTCATTTCATCATAGTTTGTTTATGAATGATAAAAAAATATGGATTTCTTCTCCGCATTTGGAAGGGAGCGAACAAAAATACGTTCAAGAAGCTTTTGATTCCAATTGGATTTCCTCCGAAGGCTCGAATCTTGTGGGGCTGGAAAAGGACTTGGAAAACTATCTGGGGCAAAACTGTTTTGTCGGCGCTTTAAGTTCCGGTACGGCAGCCATTCATTTGGGGCTTATTTTGTTGGGGGTAAAAGCCGGTGATGAAGTTATTTGCCAAAGCATGACGTTCTCGGCATCGGTCAATCCGATATTGTATCTTGGAGCCAGTCCGGTTTTTGTTGACAGTGAACTCGATACCTGGAATCTTTGTCCAACAGCACTCGAAGCAGCTATTCTGGACAGAATCGAAAAAGGCACAAAACCCAAAGCCATTATAGCGGTTCATTTGTATGGCGTACCGTATAAAATAGACGAAATAAGGGCGGTTGCCGACAAATATGAAATTCCAATTCTGGAAGACAGTGCCGAAGCCATTGGAAGCAGTTATAAAGGGCAACAATGTGGCACTTTTGGCGATATTGGTGTTTTGTCTTTCAACGGCAACAAAATGATTACCACTTCAGGAGGTGGGGCGATTGTCGCCAAAACCAAGGCGGTAAAAGACAAAGCCTTGTTTTTGTCCACCCAATCCAGGGATAATGCACCCCATTATCAACACAGCGAAATAGGGTACAACTATAGAATGAGCAATATTTGTGCAGGGATTGGTCGCGGACAAATGGAGGTTTTGGATAATCATATTGCCTTGCGCAGAAAGATGCATGCTTTTTATGTCGATTTGTTCAAAGACCTATCCGGGGTCACTGTTTTTCAAACCGCCCACGAAGATTATTTTGCCAATTATTGGTTGAGTGCGATTGTAGTTGAACCGGAATTGACCAATGGAATAGACAGGGAAACGGTTCGTCTGGCCTTGGAAGCCGACAACATTGAAAGCCGTCCCTTGTGGAAGCCCATGCACTTGCAGCCCATTTTTGAGAAATATCCTTATTATGGTAACAAAGTGGCCGAAACCTTGTTTGAAAAAGGGTTATGTTTGCCATCAGGTTCCAACTTGACCAACGAAGACAGGGCCAGAATCAGTGACGTAATAACAAGATTATTTCAAAACAATGAGCATTCGTAAAAAAAATTAAGTAAAATTGTATCCTAATATTTTAAAATAAAATGAACGTAGAAGAAACCTTCATAAAAGACTTGGTAATCCTTACTCCTGCCGTGTTTGAAGACTCGAGAGGCTATTTTTTTGAAGCCTATAATCAAGCCCGATTTGAACAAAACGGGATAACTTACCAGTTTATCCAAGACAATCAATCCTTTTCCAAGAGAGGGGTAATTCGCGGGCTGCATTTGCAGGACAAGCCTTTTGCGCAGGCGAAATTGGTGCGCGTATTGCAGGGAGAAATTCTGGATGTGGCCGTGGATTTGCGTAAAAACTCGCCTACTTACGGACAGCACTTCAGTGTGGTGCTGAGTGCAGAAAACAAAAAACAATTAATGGTTCCCCATGGTTTTGCCCATGGATTCTCCGTTTTGAGCGAAACGGCATCCGTTTTGTATAAAGTGGACCAGGTGTATCATAAAGAGAGTGAAAGAGGTATTCGTTATGATGATCCAACATTAGGAATTGATTGGAAACTGAGTTCCGAAGAGATATTAGTTTCCGACAAGGATCTTGTTTTGCCTAATTTCGAAAACTGTAATTCCCAATTTTAATGAAGAAAATACTTGTAACCGGCGCCAATGGACAATTGGGTTCGGAAATAAAGGTGCTGGCAGGCAACTATCCTGATTTTGATTTTATTTTTACCGACATTGCCGATTTTCCCTTGGATAAAACCGAGGAAATAATTGCCAATTTCAAGCTTGTTCAACCTGATATTGTTATTAATTGTGCGGCCTACACTGCAGTTGACAAAGCCGAGCAAGACCAAGTAACAGCTGATGCCATCAATCATTTGGCGATTGGAACTTTAGCCGATTTGTGTCATCAATCCGGGGCAAAGTTGGTTCACGTTTCCACCGATTATGTTTTTGACGGAACATCACCCATAGCGTACAAGGAAGAGGACAAACCCAATCCCAAAAGCGTTTACGGCGTCACGAAATTGGCAGGCGAAATAGCTTGTTCCAAAAATTGTCCCGAAAGCATCATTATCAGGACAGCCTGGGTGTATTCTGAATTTGGAAACAACTTCGTGAAAACGATGTTGCGCTTAATGACGGAAAGAGACAGCTTGGGCGTGGTCAACGACCAGATTGGTTCCCCTACTTATGCGGCCGATTTGGCGCAAGTAATCTTGACTATTTTGGACAGTGGCAAATGGGAACCCGGAATTTACCATTATTCGAATGAAGGTGAAATCAGCTGGTTTGATTTTGCCATGGACATCAAGGAAATTGCCCAAAAATCCTGTGAAGTAAAAGGAATTCCAGCCTCGAGTTATCCAACACCGGCCGAGAGACCCGCTTTTTCCTTGTTGGATAAATCAAAGATTAAAGCAGTTTACGGCATAGAGCCGGTGGATTATAAAATTAGCCTCAAGACCATGATGGCCAAGTTGGGGGAGTAGTTGTCAGTTATCTGTTATCGGTTATCGGTTGTCG comes from the Flavobacterium limnophilum genome and includes:
- a CDS encoding glycosyltransferase family protein; the encoded protein is MMNKSFIDKKILFFSVKLFNYENIIADKLRALGAEVDYYDERPSNSIFTKGIIRLKRNLYNVKISRYYNDILKDVKGKSYDYFFLIKGEVMPQYFIDEIIALNPEIILLYYTFDSFENNPNGVDILKNFHKKFSFDSKDSQMYNLTFRPLFFSDDYHKLISKDKVTYDLLFIGTAHSDRYVISEKVGKWCEKNNLKKFLFYYSPSRIVFLFFKFFDSSFKKFKYDKISFFSLTHKDIIELYQESKVVLDINHPNQKGLTMRVFEALGSGKKLITTNVDIKRYPFYNENNIYIIDRNSIKMNLEFFTTPFLEINEELYGRMSISGWLNELFFSDNFEWLNDDASCK
- a CDS encoding NAD-dependent epimerase/dehydratase family protein, which encodes MKNVLLTGSNGFLGKIIINVLDREVKITTLSRKSGDYQICLSKEIPVFKNEFDLVIHAAGKAHSIPKAEIEEKEFYEINVTGTENLLKGFEKSTKPKEFIFVSSVSVYGQNIGNMIDEDHPLQAIDPYGLSKIEAEKFVINWCKKNNVICTILRLPLLVGKDAPGNLGAMVEAIVKGYYFNIGKGEARKSMVLGKDVASLIMKVSTVGGIYNLTDGFHPSFNELSVAISRNKNKKEPLNLPIGLVRIIGKLGDYLGDKFPVNSLKVKKMVSDLTFDDTKARVVLDWNPQSVVEYINNNKI
- a CDS encoding EpsG family protein, with the translated sequence MMFYILFILLISGILSLEHFYPNKQIIIGFFAFCIVVLVAGFRDRIGYDYDSYVSWYLTKTRDDDFEFGFVVIMNLFRVLHLEPHFLFFFFSFFTCFFLFLGIKKYTENQSFAFMIFLLLPELFLTSFHLVRQSFSVAICFYAFYYLMNKKYFIYLTLMFVAVSIHYSAFLPLLIYFFVFKYPEKFNERNIIVMLLISFLISKINSIQLFYFLFEKTRYAYYFSQESAPVNNYKIIILNLVALFVLFHFRKLKEKYPNHKYLLPFYFFSVIFINLFSSFADMARLVLYFRIFEIIIIADLVFLFAKKKRLWLVTGFYIYYFAAFTYTLRGDLEKTGVGKFIPYQTFILK
- a CDS encoding UDP-GlcNAc--UDP-phosphate GlcNAc-1-phosphate transferase; this translates as MNFLFITAVLFAIELLYFKIADRYNIIDKPNHRSSHSSITLRGGGIIFPIAVLIAFLLGYVGWAVTLAVLLVAIVSFVDDIKPLSQLPRFGSHVIAVLLIAHDLHLFQEAFWVLPLVLVLLIGWINAFNFMDGINGITVLYALVAIASFAVLPIHASSLPLLITMGLSCLVFGFFNVRHKAKTFAGDVGSISMAVFLGYFLFKTIVETGQIGHMLFFSVYGIDAIITILYRIKRGENILEAHRSHLYQYLANEWGYSHIAISVIYAVLQLLVNGIVVYLDQQGELSILNSLIISFVLTFVYLAIRVLVVRKIPLKNT
- a CDS encoding DegT/DnrJ/EryC1/StrS family aminotransferase; protein product: MNDKKIWISSPHLEGSEQKYVQEAFDSNWISSEGSNLVGLEKDLENYLGQNCFVGALSSGTAAIHLGLILLGVKAGDEVICQSMTFSASVNPILYLGASPVFVDSELDTWNLCPTALEAAILDRIEKGTKPKAIIAVHLYGVPYKIDEIRAVADKYEIPILEDSAEAIGSSYKGQQCGTFGDIGVLSFNGNKMITTSGGGAIVAKTKAVKDKALFLSTQSRDNAPHYQHSEIGYNYRMSNICAGIGRGQMEVLDNHIALRRKMHAFYVDLFKDLSGVTVFQTAHEDYFANYWLSAIVVEPELTNGIDRETVRLALEADNIESRPLWKPMHLQPIFEKYPYYGNKVAETLFEKGLCLPSGSNLTNEDRARISDVITRLFQNNEHS
- the rfbC gene encoding dTDP-4-dehydrorhamnose 3,5-epimerase, with amino-acid sequence MNVEETFIKDLVILTPAVFEDSRGYFFEAYNQARFEQNGITYQFIQDNQSFSKRGVIRGLHLQDKPFAQAKLVRVLQGEILDVAVDLRKNSPTYGQHFSVVLSAENKKQLMVPHGFAHGFSVLSETASVLYKVDQVYHKESERGIRYDDPTLGIDWKLSSEEILVSDKDLVLPNFENCNSQF
- the rfbD gene encoding dTDP-4-dehydrorhamnose reductase; protein product: MKKILVTGANGQLGSEIKVLAGNYPDFDFIFTDIADFPLDKTEEIIANFKLVQPDIVINCAAYTAVDKAEQDQVTADAINHLAIGTLADLCHQSGAKLVHVSTDYVFDGTSPIAYKEEDKPNPKSVYGVTKLAGEIACSKNCPESIIIRTAWVYSEFGNNFVKTMLRLMTERDSLGVVNDQIGSPTYAADLAQVILTILDSGKWEPGIYHYSNEGEISWFDFAMDIKEIAQKSCEVKGIPASSYPTPAERPAFSLLDKSKIKAVYGIEPVDYKISLKTMMAKLGE